A portion of the Rhinolophus sinicus isolate RSC01 linkage group LG03, ASM3656204v1, whole genome shotgun sequence genome contains these proteins:
- the VGF gene encoding neurosecretory protein VGF, translating to MKSLRLQASALFCFLLLIEGLGAAPPGRPETQPPPLSSEHKEPIAGDVVLGPKGGSAPEIRAARNSEPQDEGELFQGVDPRALAAVLLQALDRPASPPAPGGSQQEPAEEAAEALLTETVRSQTHSLPSPETQAPAAPPRPQTQENGPEADDPSEELEALASLLQELRDFSPSSAKRQQETAAAETETRTHTLTRVNLESPGPERVWRASWGEFQARVPERAPLPPPASPQFQAHMPESGPLPEAHQLGEKVPSPKTHLGEALAPLSKAYQSLGAPFPKARRPESSLLGGSKAGERLLQQGLAQVEAGRRQAEATRQAAAQEERLADLASDLLLQYLLQGGTRQRGLGGRGLQQEERESEREEEEAEQERRGGEERVGEEDEEAAEAEAEAEEAERARQNALLFAEEEDSEAGAEDKRSQEETPGHHRKESEGAEEGGEEDDDEEMDPQTIDSLIELSTKLHLPADDVVSIIEEVEEKRKRKKNAPPEPVPPPRVAPAPTHVRSPQPPPPAPARDELPDWNEVLPPWDREEDEVFPPGPYHPFPNYIRPRTLQPPAVSRRRHYHHALPPSRHYPGGEAQAQRAQEAEAEERRLQEQEELENYIEHVLLRRP from the coding sequence ATGAAATCGCTCAGGTTGCAGGCTTCTGCCCTCTTCTGCTTCCTTCTACTGATTGAGGGGCTGGGAGCAGCGCCCCCGGGGCGCCCCGAGACACAGCCACCTCCCCTCAGCTCTGAGCATAAAGAGCCGATAGCTGGGGACGTAGTGCTCGGGCCGAAGGGTGGTAGCGCCCCAGAGATCCGAGCCGCTCGAAATTCAGAGCCGCAGGACGAGGGAGAGCTTTTCCAGGGCGTGGATCCCCGGGCGCTGGCCGCGGTGCTGCTGCAGGCACTCGATCGCCCGGCCTCGCCCCCCGCACCCGGCGGCTCTCAGCAGGAGCCAGCGGAAGAAGCAGCAGAAGCTCTGTTGACCGAGACCGTGCGCAGCCAGACCCACAGCCTCCCATCACCAGAGACCCAAGCGCCTGCGGCCCCACCTCGCCCTCAAACTCAGGAGAATGGTCCCGAGGCGGACGACCCCTCAGAGGAGCTCGAGGCGCTGGCTTCCCTGCTCCAGGAACTGCGAGATTTCAGTCCCAGCAGCGCCAAGCGCCAGCAAGAGACCGCGGCAGCAGAGACGGAAACTCGCACGCACACGCTGACCCGAGTCAACCTGGAGAGCCCCGGACCGGAGCGCGTGTGGCGTGCTTCCTGGGGAGAGTTCCAGGCGCGTGTCCCCGAGCGCGCGCCCCTGCCACCTCCGGCTTCCCCGCAATTCCAGGCTCATATGCCCGAGAGCGGCCCCCTTCCCGAAGCCCACCAGTTAGGGGAAAAAGTGCCCTCCCCCAAAACACACCTAGGTGAGGCATTGGCACCCTTGTCCAAAGCGTACCAAAGCCTGGGCGCCCCCTTCCCCAAGGCGCGCCGGCCAGAGAGCTCACTCCTGGGCGGCTCCAAGGCGGGGGAGCGCCTTCTACAGCAAGGGCTGGCACAGGTGGAGGCCGGGCGCCGACAGGCGGAAGCCACTAGGCAGGCCGCGGCGCAAGAAGAGCGGCTGGCGGACCTCGCTTCGGACTTGCTGCTCCAGTATTTGCTGCAGGGCGGGACCCGGCAGCGCGGCCTTGGGGGTCGGGGGCTGCAGCAGGaggagcgagagagcgagagggaggaggaggaggcggagcaAGAGAGACGAGGCggggaggagagggtgggagaagaAGATGAGGAGgcggcggaggcggaggcggaggcggaggagGCAGAGAGGGCGCGGCAGAACGCGCTACTGTTCGCTGAGGAGGAGGACAGTGAAGCTGGAGCCGAGGATAAGCGCTCCCAGGAGGAGACGCCTGGCCACCATCGGAAGGAGTCTGAGGGGGCTGAGGAGGGCGGTGAGGAGGACGACGACGAAGAGATGGACCCGCAGACGATCGACAGCCTCATTGAGCTGTCCACCAAACTCCACCTGCCAGCGGACGACGTGGTCAGCATCATCGAGGAGGTGGAGGAGAAGCGGAAACGGAAGAAGAACGCCCCTCCAGAGCCTGTGCCGCCACCCCGGGTTGCCCCCGCCCCCACTCACGTCCGCTCCCCgcagcccccgccccccgcccccgctcgAGACGAGCTGCCCGACTGGAACGAGGTGCTCCCGCCCTGGGATCGGGAGGAGGATGAGGTGTTTCCCCCGGGGCCCTACCACCCTTTTCCCAACTACATCCGGCCGCGGACCCTGCAGCCTCCCGCTGTCTCGCGCCGCCGCCACTACCACCACGCCCTGCCGCCTTCGCGCCACTATCCGGGCGGGGAGGCCCAGGCACAGCGCGCGcaggaggcggaggcggaggagCGCCGGCTGCAGGAGCAGGAGGAGCTGGAGAATTACATCGAGCACGTGCTGCTCCGGCGCCCGTGA
- the NAT16 gene encoding putative N-acetyltransferase 16 gives MKLEASCGIATSEVLKAKKEPEPDEEPLSETWLQEARTMAKSGSALEAEDKTPGAESGPEAKANSLGSKPRSGSRPEAEQLDFVVATEQEFEEVLAISGDIYGGLDYLPSRYHSWLRDPNRTVVLAKRNGGVIALESVHVIDAGETALVEGLRVAPWERGKGVAGLLQRFCLQLVKRQHPGVKVVRLTRDDQLGPQELKKYRLITKQGILLVRFNASALLAGLGARLSALRATGTFSPLPTEALSEAGGDVARLLLSPSVQRDVLPGGTIIQDWQPYQPRESNLRLLAAKGLEWCVDSRARPRVLTLCTRPFPIPHGGDGTWCYLNIDAFGCDSAQVQSQLLWHLQRQAPGLAGLNVMCQLFLAPQLWSQLADFCQAGLGLELVKGYTEQYLLEADI, from the exons ATGAAGCTGGAAGCTAGCTGTGGCATAGCCACCTCAGAGGTCCTTAAGGCCAAAAAAGAGCCTGAGCCAGATGAGGAGCCACTCTCAGAGACCTGGCTACAGGAGGCCAGAACCATGGCCAAGTCTGGATCAGCGCTTGAGGCTGAAGACAAGACCCCGGGGGCTGAGTCAGGGCCTGAGGCCAAGGCCAACTCCTTGGGGTCCAAGCCCAGGTCCGGATCCAGGCCTGAGGCCGAACAGTTGGACTTCGTGGTGGCCACAGAACAGGAGTTTGAGGAGGTGCTGGCCATCTCTGGGGACATCTACGGGGGCCTCGACTACCTTCCCAGCCGCTACCACAGCTGGCTCCGGGATCCCAACCGCACTGTGGTGCTGGCCAAGCGCAATGGAGGAGTG ATCGCGCTGGAGTCGGTGCACGTGATCGACGCCGGGGAGACGGCTCTGGTGGAGGGGCTGCGCGTGGCGCCTTGGGAGCGTGGCAAGGGCGTGGCCGGGCTGCTGCAGCGCTTCTGCTTGCAGCTGGTCAAGCGACAGCACCCGGGGGTCAAGGTAGTACGGCTGACCCGGGACGACCAGTTGGGCCCCCAGGAGCTGAAGAAATACCGCCTAATCACCAAGCAG GGCATCCTTTTGGTCCGATTCAACGCATCGGCGCTGCTGGCCGGGCTGGGCGCGCGGCTGTCTGCACTGCGGGCCACCGGCACCTTCTCACCGCTGCCCACTGAGGCCCTGTCGGAGGCCGGCGGCGACGTAGCACGCCTCCTGCTGTCGCCCTCCGTACAGCGTGACGTGCTTCCGGGTGGGACCATCATCCAGGACTGGCAGCCCTACCAGCCGAGGGAGAGCAACCTGCGCCTGCTGGCGGCCAAGGGCCTGGAGTGGTGCGTGGACAGCCGTGCGCGCCCGCGCGTGCTCACGCTGTGCACGCGCCCCTTCCCCATCCCGCATGGCGGAGATGGCACTTGGTGCTACCTCAACATCGACGCCTTCGGCTGCGACAGCGCGCAAGTGCAGAGCCAGCTTCTGTGGCACCTGCAGCGCCAGGCCCCGGGCCTCGCTGGCCTTAACGTCATGTGCCAGCTCTTCCTGGCGCCCCAGTTGTGGTCACAACTGGCTGATTTCTGCCAGGCCGGCTTGGGGCTCGAGCTGGTCAAGGGTTACACTGAACAGTACCTGCTGGAGGCCGACATCTGA